The genomic window GCCTACGTCGGCAGCGGTTCACGCTGGGGGCTGAGCATCGACTACGCGACCGAGGAGAACCCGCTCGGCACCATGGGCCCGCTGCTGACCATGCGGGACCGGCTGCCGGAGACCTTCCTGGTGATGAACGGCGACATCCTCACCGACCTCGACTACGCCGATGTGCTGCGGCGCCACCGCACCACCGGCGCCGGGCTGACGATCGCCACCTACGCCCGCAAGGTGCACATCGACTTCGGGGTGCTGACCACGGACGCCGGAAAGGTCGTGGACTTCACGGAGAAGCCCAGCATGGACTACCGGGTGTCGATGGGCGTGTACGGGCTCTCCCGCACCACCCTGGACGGCTACACTCCCGGGCTGCCGCTCGGCTTCGACGAGCTCGTCCTCGATCTGCTGAAGGCCGGGGACGCACCGCACGCCTACGAGTTCGACGGTTACTGGCTGGACATCGGCCGCCCCGACGACTACGACCGGGCCAACGCCGAGTTCACCACCCAGAAGTCACTGCTGCTCAAGGGAGCCTGACCACGACATGCGCATCCTCGTCCTGGGCTTCAACGGATACCTGGGCGGCCACATCGCCGGACAGCTGCGCGCCCTCGGGGGCGTGCGGCTGTTCGGCGCGGGCCGCGCCCCGACCGCCGATCTGCACATCGACCTCGCCACGGCCACGACGGAGCAGCTGGCCGACGCGCTCGCCGACTTCTCACCCGACGCGGTCGTCAACTGCGCGGGGGCACTGGGCAGCGATCCGGTGTCGGACGCCGAGGTCAACGCGCGCGGGCCCGCCGTGCTGTGCGGGGCGCTGCGGCTGGCCGCGCCGGCCGCCCGGCTGGTGCACCTGGGTTCGGCCGCCGAGTACGGAGCGGCCGGCCACGGCGTGCGGGTCACCGAGTCGTCCTCCACCCGGCCGGCCGGCACGTACGGCGCGACCAAGCTCGCGGGCACGGTCGCGGTCGCCTCGTCGGGGCTCGACGCGGTCGTGCTGCGGGTCGGCAACCCGGTCGGGCCGGGCGCACCGCCCATGAGCCTGCCGGGCCGCACCGCGCTGCGGCTCCTCCGGGCCGGCACGGACCCGGACGCGGTCCTCCGCCTCGGCGAGCTGTCCGCGTACCGGGACTTCGTCGACGTACGGGACGTGGCCCGGGCGGCCGTGCTGGCCACGACCGTGCCCGGGCCGCTGCCCCGCATCCTCAACATCGGCGGCGGTCACGCCGTCCCGATCAGGGAGCTGGTGCGGACGCTGGCGGACGTGGCGGGGTTCCGGGGGCGGATCGACGAGACCGCCGACGCCGAGGCCGGATCGGTCCGCTCCGCCGGGGTCGGCTGGCAGTGCTCCGACATCACCGCGGCCCGCGAGGCGCTCGGCTGGGAGCCCCGGTTCACCCTGGCGGACTCGCTCGCCGCGCTGTGGGCGTCGGAGACGTCCCGGCCGCGTCTGGAAGCGATGCCATGACGCTGCTCGTTCCGCTCTATGTCCATCCCGCCCAGGACCCGGGAGCCTGGCGGCTGCTCACGCGGGCCGCGGCAGCGCACCGGCTCTACGGAGTGGTGCTGAACGCGGCGGACGGCCCCGGCGCCGCGCCCGACCCGGCGTTCGCCGCCGCCTCCCGCGCCCTGCGGGCGGCGGGCACCCGCGTCCTCGGCTACGTCGACCTGGACTACGGCGTGCGCCCGGACTCCGCCGTCCTCGACGACGTCGACCGCCACCGCGACTGGTACGGCGCCGACGGCTGCTTCTTCGACCAGGTGCCGGCCGACGCGTCGGCGCTGCCCGTGTGCCGCCGGCTGGTGCGTGCGGCGCGGCAGCGGGGCGCGGCGACGGTCGTCCTCAACCCCGGGGTGCATCCGGCGCCCGGCTACGCCCGGATCGCGGATCTGCTCGTGACGTTCGAGGGACCGTGGACGGCGTACCTGTCGTCCTTCACCCTCCCGCGCTGGACCGCCCGCCATCCACCGCAGCGGTTCTGCCATCTCGTGTACGGGGTGCCGGCCGCGCTGGCCCAGGTCGCCGAGCGGGCGGCCGAGGAGCGCGGCGCGGCGGTGTCGTGCGCGGTCGCGGACACGCTGCCCAATCCCTGGGCGGCCCCGCCGCCCGCCCTGCTCGGGGAGGCGCCGTGAGCCACCCCACCGCCCTGCTCGGGGAGGCGCCGTGACCCGCCGGATCCGGGGGCCGCTGGCCGTGGCCCTTGTTGTCCTACTGGTGCTGTCCGCGGGCTGTAGCTCCGGCGGCCCCGCCCCTGAGGAGGCGCGCTGGCAGCCCCGCCCCGGCACGCCCTGGCAGTGGCAGCTCGACGGCCGCGCCGACCCGGCGGCCGCCGACGTGCCCGTCTACGACATCGACGGCTTCGAGAACTCCGCGGCCGATGTCGCCCGGCTGCACCGGGACGGCCGCAGGGTCATCTGCTACATCAACGCCGGTGCCTGGGAGGACTTCCGCCCCGATCAGGCGCGCTTCCCGGCCTCCGTGCGCGGCGGACCGAACGGCTGGGACGGCGAGCGCTGGCTGGACATCCGGCGGACGGAGGTCCTGCGGCCGCTGCTGGAGCGGCGTTTCGACATGTGCCGGGACAAGGGCTTCGACGCGGTCGAGCCGGACCTCATGGACGGCTACCTGCACGACACGGGCTTCCCGCTGACCGCAGCCCACCAGCTCGCCTACAACCGCATGATCGCCCGTATCGCCCATGAACGCGGCCTGTCCGTGGGCCTCAAGAACGATCTGCCGCAGATCCCGGAGCTCGCGGGGGACTTCGACTTCGCGGTCAACGAGGAGTGCGCCCAGTACGGCGAATGCGCCCGGCTCACGCCCTTCGTCGAGGCGGGGAAGGCCGTCTTCCATGTCGAGTACGCCCTGACCGTACGGGAGTTCTGCGCCGAGGCCCGCCGTCTCGGGCTGTCCTCGATGCGCAAGAAGCCGGCGCTGGACCGCTGGCGCCAGCCCTGCTGATGGATGCGGTCAGGTCCTCGGGCGCAGGAAGGCACGCAGCTTCGTCAGCGTCCAGGTGTTGATGATGTCGTCCTTCGTCAGCCAGCCGCGCTGCGCCGTGGCCACTCCGTAGCGCATGTACGGCAGATGGGTGGTCGAGTGGGAGTCGGAGTTCACCGCGAACTTCACCCCGTAGCGCTTCGCCCGCAGGATGTCCTCGTCGCACAGGTCCAGCCGCTCGGGGTGGGCGTTGATCTCCAGGGCGGTGCCGGTGCGGGCGCAGGCTTCGAAGACGGCGTCGAAGTCGGCGTCGATGCCGGGGCGTTTGCCGATTCGGCGGGTGGTGGGATGGCCGATGACGGCGACGTGCGGGTTCTCGCAGGCGCGGATGAGGCGGCGGGTGAGCGCCCGGCGGCTCTGGTTGAAGTGGGAGTGGACCGAGGCGACGCAGATGTCGAACCCGGCGAGGAAGTCGGCGGGCCAGTCGACGTCGCCCTCCGGCCCGATGTTGAGCTCGGTGCCGTGCAGCAGCCGCATTCCGCGGTGCTTTCGGTCGAGTGCGCGGACCCGCTCGCGCTGGGCGAGCATCTTCTCCTTGGTCATGCGCTGCATGGCGAGGTCCGGGGCGTGGTCGGTGATCGCGTAGTAGGCGTATCCGAGGGCGGCGGCCGCGGCGATCATGTCCTCCAGCGGGGCGAGGCCGTCGGTGAGGTCGGTGTGGGTGTGCAGGTCTCCGCGGATGTCCTTCTCGGTGACCAGGTCGGGGAGTTCGCCGCGCAGCCCGGCCGCGATCTCGCCGCGGTCCTCGCGCAGGGTCGGCGGGATCCAGGGCAGTCCGAGCCGCTCGTAGATCTCCTCCTCGGTCGCCGAGGTGATCTTCTTGCCGCTCTCGACGTCGAAGAGGCCGTACTCGGACAGCTTGAGCTTGTGGCGCACGGCGATCTCGCGGGTGCGGATGTTGTGCGCCTTGGAGCCGGTGAAGTACTGGAGCCCCGCGCCCCAGGAGTCGGGCGGCAGGACCCGCAGATCGACCTGGAGGCCCCGGGTGGTGCGGATCGAGGTCTTCTTGTCGCCGTGGGCGATCGTCTCGGCGGTGTACGGGAGTCCGGCGAGCGCCTCCATGAAGGGCGCCGACTTCTCGGCGGCGACCAGGATGTCGACGTCCCCGATGGTCTCGCGCATCCGCCGCAGCGACCCGGCGTAGGTGCATCCCTCGCAGCCCTTGATCCGGGACAGTTCGGCGACGATCTGCTCGGCGGAGTCCATGGCGGCGTTGAGGAGGATGCGGTTGCCGGCCTTCTCCATGAGGGAGATGCCGTGGAGGAGGTTCTCCTCCGTCTTCTCGCCGAAGCCCTTCAGGTCGCGCAGCCGCTCGTGGTGGATGGCGTCGAGGAGCTGGTCGACGGAGACGATGCCCAGCTCCTCGTGGAGCAGCATGGCCTTCTTCGGTCCGAGCATCGGGATCGTCATCAGCTCGCGGACTCCGGCCGGGACGGAGCGTCGGCGCTCCTCCACGACGGAGATCTGCCCGGTCGTCAGATACTCGGTGATCTTGTCGGCGATGGACTTGCCGACGTTGGGGATCTCCTGGAGGCCCTTGGCGTCGAGCTTGGCCACATCGGCGTGGTAGCCGCCGATGGCGCGGGCCGCCTTCTCGTAGGACCGGGCGCGGAAGGCGTCGCCGCCGGTGATCGCGATGAGGTCGGCGTACTCCTGGAGGAGCGCCTCGATCTCTTCGTTGGCCCTGGCCATGTGTCCAGCGTCACACGGTGCCGGGCCGGATGCTCACCTGCCGTGGCATGCTGGTGGCCGGGGCGGCGGCCGCCGTTGCACGGCGCCCGGCACGCCCCCGGCACACCCCCCCTCCCGGAGATCCATGGCCCGTTCCCGAGCTGTTCCCGCCGCGCTGGCCTGCGCCGTCGCCATGGTGCTCGCCGGCTGCTCGGCGGCGGTCGGCCCCGGAACGCAGGACAAGCCTCCGGGCTCCCCGG from Streptomyces sp. FIT100 includes these protein-coding regions:
- a CDS encoding sugar phosphate nucleotidyltransferase translates to MHAVILAGGKGIRLRPYTTALPKPLVPIGDRHAILEIVLRQLAACGFTGCTIAVGHLGQIIRAYVGSGSRWGLSIDYATEENPLGTMGPLLTMRDRLPETFLVMNGDILTDLDYADVLRRHRTTGAGLTIATYARKVHIDFGVLTTDAGKVVDFTEKPSMDYRVSMGVYGLSRTTLDGYTPGLPLGFDELVLDLLKAGDAPHAYEFDGYWLDIGRPDDYDRANAEFTTQKSLLLKGA
- a CDS encoding NAD(P)-dependent oxidoreductase, whose translation is MRILVLGFNGYLGGHIAGQLRALGGVRLFGAGRAPTADLHIDLATATTEQLADALADFSPDAVVNCAGALGSDPVSDAEVNARGPAVLCGALRLAAPAARLVHLGSAAEYGAAGHGVRVTESSSTRPAGTYGATKLAGTVAVASSGLDAVVLRVGNPVGPGAPPMSLPGRTALRLLRAGTDPDAVLRLGELSAYRDFVDVRDVARAAVLATTVPGPLPRILNIGGGHAVPIRELVRTLADVAGFRGRIDETADAEAGSVRSAGVGWQCSDITAAREALGWEPRFTLADSLAALWASETSRPRLEAMP
- a CDS encoding spherulation-specific family 4 protein; this translates as MTLLVPLYVHPAQDPGAWRLLTRAAAAHRLYGVVLNAADGPGAAPDPAFAAASRALRAAGTRVLGYVDLDYGVRPDSAVLDDVDRHRDWYGADGCFFDQVPADASALPVCRRLVRAARQRGAATVVLNPGVHPAPGYARIADLLVTFEGPWTAYLSSFTLPRWTARHPPQRFCHLVYGVPAALAQVAERAAEERGAAVSCAVADTLPNPWAAPPPALLGEAP
- a CDS encoding endo alpha-1,4 polygalactosaminidase: MTRRIRGPLAVALVVLLVLSAGCSSGGPAPEEARWQPRPGTPWQWQLDGRADPAAADVPVYDIDGFENSAADVARLHRDGRRVICYINAGAWEDFRPDQARFPASVRGGPNGWDGERWLDIRRTEVLRPLLERRFDMCRDKGFDAVEPDLMDGYLHDTGFPLTAAHQLAYNRMIARIAHERGLSVGLKNDLPQIPELAGDFDFAVNEECAQYGECARLTPFVEAGKAVFHVEYALTVREFCAEARRLGLSSMRKKPALDRWRQPC
- the polX gene encoding DNA polymerase/3'-5' exonuclease PolX — protein: MARANEEIEALLQEYADLIAITGGDAFRARSYEKAARAIGGYHADVAKLDAKGLQEIPNVGKSIADKITEYLTTGQISVVEERRRSVPAGVRELMTIPMLGPKKAMLLHEELGIVSVDQLLDAIHHERLRDLKGFGEKTEENLLHGISLMEKAGNRILLNAAMDSAEQIVAELSRIKGCEGCTYAGSLRRMRETIGDVDILVAAEKSAPFMEALAGLPYTAETIAHGDKKTSIRTTRGLQVDLRVLPPDSWGAGLQYFTGSKAHNIRTREIAVRHKLKLSEYGLFDVESGKKITSATEEEIYERLGLPWIPPTLREDRGEIAAGLRGELPDLVTEKDIRGDLHTHTDLTDGLAPLEDMIAAAAALGYAYYAITDHAPDLAMQRMTKEKMLAQRERVRALDRKHRGMRLLHGTELNIGPEGDVDWPADFLAGFDICVASVHSHFNQSRRALTRRLIRACENPHVAVIGHPTTRRIGKRPGIDADFDAVFEACARTGTALEINAHPERLDLCDEDILRAKRYGVKFAVNSDSHSTTHLPYMRYGVATAQRGWLTKDDIINTWTLTKLRAFLRPRT